A stretch of Cucumis sativus cultivar 9930 chromosome 2, Cucumber_9930_V3, whole genome shotgun sequence DNA encodes these proteins:
- the LOC101213862 gene encoding uncharacterized protein LOC101213862, whose amino-acid sequence MSGVPPRPTSTVSEPYTPPPPPGKAELIPTALYRQGSWSPDASREEAWQRRRKGRSKKERNRSLTAEDLEELKACLELGFGFESPELDSRLSNTLPALGLYHAVNKSYSDSISKSANRTAFSSPDRDYINSPSPLGSPLAIFGSSGENPKAVKTKLRQWAQVVACSVKNSST is encoded by the exons ATGTCGGGTGTCCCACCGAGACCAACATCCACCGTGTCGGAACCCTACACGCCGCCGCCCCCACCAGGAAAAGCTGAGTTGATTCCGACGGCTCTTTACAGGCAGGGATCATGGTCGCCGGACGCGTCGAGGGAGGAGGCGTGGCAACGGCGGAGGAAGGGGAGGAGCAAGAAAGAGCGGAATCGGAGCTTGACGGCGGAGGATCTGGAGGAATTGAAGGCGTGTCTGGAGTTGGGTTTTGGATTTGAGTCACCCGAATTGGACAGCCGGCTTTCCAATACGTTGCCGGCTTTAGGACTGTATCATGCTGTGAATAAAAGTTACAGTGATTCCATCTCAAAGTCTGCGAATAGGACGGCGTTTTCATCGCCTGATCGTGATTACATCAACTCTCCTTCTCCTCTCGGTAGCCCTCTTGCCATTTTTGGTTCCTCTG GGGAAAATCCAAAGGCGGTGAAGACAAAGCTAAGGCAGTGGGCTCAAGTGGTTGCTTGTTCGGTGAAGAACTCATCAACttaa